A genome region from Bradyrhizobium sp. WSM1417 includes the following:
- a CDS encoding response regulator, with translation MIEIGAHHQRLSSWESAKPTVYVVDDDAAVLASLSFLLEIEGFAVRTFRSATALLNTTTPPGADCYVIDYKMPEINGIELAWRLRQSGVDTPVILITGYPDGNISARAAAAGVKHVIFKPLLDESLAKCIRRAFRTGAATDLRDSP, from the coding sequence ATGATCGAAATCGGCGCGCACCATCAGCGGCTCTCAAGCTGGGAATCGGCAAAGCCCACCGTCTACGTGGTCGATGACGATGCCGCTGTGCTGGCGTCCCTGAGCTTCCTGCTGGAAATTGAGGGCTTTGCCGTGCGGACCTTCAGAAGCGCCACGGCGCTGCTCAATACGACGACCCCACCGGGCGCGGACTGCTACGTGATCGACTACAAGATGCCTGAGATCAACGGCATCGAGTTGGCTTGGCGGCTGCGCCAATCCGGCGTCGACACACCTGTCATCCTGATCACCGGCTATCCGGATGGAAATATCTCGGCGCGGGCGGCGGCGGCCGGCGTCAAGCACGTGATTTTCAAGCCGCTCCTCGATGAAAGCCTGGCGAAATGCATCCGCCGCGCCTTCAGGACAGGTGCTGCTACAGACCTACGGGATTCTCCTTAG
- the fixJ gene encoding response regulator FixJ: MTTKGIIYVIDDDEAMRDSLNFLLESSGFAVTLFNNAQSFLNALPGLAFGCVVSDVRMPGLDGIELLKRLKAQHCPFPILIITGHGDVPLAVGAIKLGAVDFLEKPFDDDRLITLIESAVREGEPAAKNEAVAQDIAARVASLSPREHQVMEGLVAGLSNKLIAREYDISPRTIEVYRANVMTKMQANSLSELLRLAMRTGMLKD; encoded by the coding sequence ATGACGACCAAGGGAATCATCTACGTTATTGACGACGACGAGGCGATGCGGGATTCGCTGAACTTCCTGCTGGAATCTTCGGGCTTCGCCGTCACGCTGTTCAACAACGCGCAGAGCTTCCTCAATGCCCTGCCCGGCCTCGCCTTCGGCTGCGTCGTCTCCGATGTGCGCATGCCAGGGCTTGATGGGATCGAGCTTCTGAAACGCCTGAAGGCGCAGCACTGCCCTTTTCCGATCCTGATCATAACAGGTCACGGCGATGTCCCGCTCGCGGTCGGAGCGATTAAGCTTGGTGCGGTTGACTTCCTGGAAAAACCCTTCGATGACGACCGCCTCATCACCTTGATCGAATCCGCGGTTCGCGAGGGGGAGCCAGCCGCCAAGAACGAGGCCGTCGCGCAGGACATCGCCGCGCGTGTCGCCTCCTTGAGCCCGCGCGAGCATCAGGTCATGGAGGGGCTGGTCGCAGGTCTCTCCAACAAGCTGATCGCTCGCGAATACGACATCAGCCCGCGCACTATCGAGGTCTACCGGGCCAATGTGATGACCAAGATGCAGGCCAATAGCCTGTCGGAACTTTTGCGTCTGGCGATGCGCACTGGCATGCTGAAGGATTGA